A region of the Pirellulales bacterium genome:
CGGCAGTTTCTTCTCTCGCCAGCGCTTCTTGTCGCCCGGCTTCTTGATCTTTGGCCTACCACCCTTGCGGCCCTTTATCAGTCTGCCACGCTTTCGCTGAAACGATTCGACTTCCGAGCGTGGCGCATCGGGGTGCAGCACAGTCGCCAGAATTACTCCGTCAGCTTTCGCTAACAATTGCTCGAATTGCCACCCCGTTGGCGTGGCATCTCGATTCGCGTTTGAGTGGTAAACGAGACTGCGCAGCCAACGCGTCACGTCCTCGGCCAACAAAAAGCGTCCTGGCTTGCGCTTCGCCCATCGAATCGCTTTGGCGAAGTCTTCATTCTTAACGTCCCATCCGGGGCCGACGTGTCGAAACGCCTTACCAACGATTCGATCACGATCGGTGGCAACGATGTCTAGGTTTGCAATTTGGTCGTCCAGGTTGCGATTGCGATTCTGTTCTCGCCTCGACACGCGTCCCCAAGCTCCAGGCTCCTTCATATCGGGATCGCGTAGCACGTCGTCCACATGCCAGATGTAGTTGCTGGCTTTGGCGACTGGGTTCATTTGAAGTGCCGACGTTCGTTTCCGTTGCTCCGTTTGCATTTCGATATCCATACCTTTCGATTATGCGACTCGGCCCCATGCCGATCGCCACCACCCCGTTTTAAATCGCCTATACGGCCGTCTCACGCGTTTCGATGGCCTTAGCCGACGCAATTACCCTCGCCCTGCGCCGACGCCGAGACGGGCCTGCCTCGGTTGCGCCCTCGGCAGCGAATAGCAGTGTGTGGCCAAATGTAGTTGTACAACTCAACCAACAGTCTGGCAGACGGCTATCAGATTGAGCCGGATATTATTCCGTAGATTGATGTGTATTTACGTGCCAGCCTGGCATCTGCACGCACCTCGATGTTTGCAGAGCGTGCGAGAAGCAGATAATTTCAACCGTTGCCAGTAATTGTTTCCAACGATGTTTCAGGAATGGGGCTACCTGAATGCGAAAGTCGATCGTAAACACACTTCTACTCGGGCTAGTCGTCGCTAGCCTGCCAAGCGTCGGTCGTGCTGCCGGCTACTACGTGACTGACTTGGGGGCAGACGTCCAACCTAACGGAATTAATGCCAGCGGCGAGATTGCAGGCTCATCAAATGATCAGGCGATCTGGTACGACGGCACGCCACACTATCTAACTGGTAGTGGAGGAGAGGGTTTAGGCATTAACGACAAAGGGCAGGTTGTCGGCATTGACTTAAGTTTGGGCAAAGCATTCTTCTACGACGGAACGACGACGCAAACTCTTTGGAATGGGGGTGCCTTTGCCATCAATAATAATGGGCAGATCCTTGGCACCGGCAATACTGCCAATCGCTATATCCCGGGCGATGGCCCGTTTATCTACAACGTAAGCGATGGGAGCCAACAGGATATATCGTCGATTCTCCCTTCGTCTGGATATGGGTTCGCGTTGAACGATACCGGGCAGGTAGCTGGATATGCGACAAACAATGGGGACTGGCAAGCGTATCTCTACGATGGTGCGTCGCTTAACTTTTTACCGATCTTCCCCGGTGAACCTCCCGCCATCGGAATAAACAACAGTGGCTGGGTTGTCTCCTCGAAGCGTCAAAGCGATTTCGACAATGCTGTCCTCTGGGACGGTACTTCGGTACATGGTCTTGGCAATCTCGGTGGCCATCTAACGCAGGCATATGACGTCAACAATCCGGGCCAAGTCGTCGGCACTTCAGACACCATCGGTTATGGCAACGAACATGCCTTCCTCTACCAAGGCAACGCCATGATCGACCTGAATTCGGTACTTACCGAGAATTCGGGTTGGTTGTTGACCCAGGGAACTGCCATCAATGACAAGGGCCAAATTGCCGGCCTGGGCACGCTCAACGGCCAAAGTCATGGCGTCCTCCTCACCCCCGTCATCCCCGGTGACGTCAACGCCGACGGCATTGTGAACGGCGAAGACCTTGCTCTCATGTCGAGCACCTGGCTACAGACGGGTTCAGGCTTCGCGCCAATTCCTCAAGCCGATGCCAACGGCGATGGCGTCGTCAACGCGCAGGATCTCGCTCTCGCTTCATCGAACTGGCTGGCGACTCCCAGCAGCGGTAACTCGGCAGCGGTCCCCGAGCCCTCAACTCTCATCCTGGCCCCTCTCTGCGGCATCGCGTTGCTTGCCTGTCGGCGGTCGATCGGCCGTTTTTGACAGGCACTGACCAGCGCGCTAGGCTGAATGCCTATGGCCGATGCTGCTCCACGCTGTTCGAAGGAGGAGGCGATGATCATCGCCGTTGTGCTTGTCATCTTGCTCCCAATCGTCTGGGTGCTTTCTGAATTCCAGGCACGTCTGTGGCTCAGGCTGTTGCTTGGGGGTTGTACGATCTTCGCTTCGTACGGCGTGTTCTATATCGTCGGCGAACTTGAACGGTTGAAATACAACTCGTGGTACGGATTGGCGACGCAAGGCCTCATTCACGCCGAGATTGAAGCACTTGATGCGGACCAAGGCGCTCTCTTAGCGGCGGAACTGAAGAGGCTGCAAATCGAATTCGATCCGACCTACGAGAACCGAGCCGACTACGACCGCCTCGCCGCCGAGACGGCCAAACGGATCACTGCCGGCATTCCAAACCGTTCCAACACGAACTGACCAACACGCCGAGACCTTTTGGCGACTAATCGAACGTCGATAGTTAATCAGTATGTTTCCAGCCCCTAAGTCCATCCGACGACGGTTTCGGTTCTCGCTGGCGACGGTGTTCGTGGTGGTGACAGCGGTCGCTGTGTTTCTCGGATACGAATTAAACATCGTTCGCGAGCGCCAGGCCGCGGCACGTTGGATTAAGAATAACGTAGGGCGGTTTCACACGGTTTCAGATTGCAATCAAATGTTCAACACGTCGGAGCCAGAGACAATTGGCATCATCAGGCAATGGCTTGGGGACGAGACGGCCGCATGGATCGCCATTCCGCGAGAATGCAGTCCGTCCGAAGAGGCAAGAATCAAATCGCTATTTCCTGAGATACCTTGGGACGAACTTGCTCACGGTAGCCAGGTAGCGCCAATGCAACTGAACTGAGCGTGCCCGAAGCTGACGCATCGCGTCTAACGCAGTCAGTGGGACACTTTTTGACAGTCACTGACTATCGTCGCTAGGCTGAATAGCTATGGTCGACACTGCGCCAACCACCCGCCGACGATGGTTCCAGTTTGGCGTGGGAACAGCGCTTGCAACGCTTATGGTCACCGCGTGGATCACGCGCGAAGTGAAGTTGGTATACGAGCGCCATGCGGCATTGTCGTGGCTTAAAGAGAATGGCATAGGGGTGATGACCGTCGCGCACGCCTACCAATCGGCAGGACATTGGGGCGGCGGGTACGTTCCTCCGTCAATCCCTTGGTGGCGGAGAGTACTCGGCGATGAACCGATTCCGAGTCTGATTTTTCCTGCCGGGAATTCGTCAGATGAAGACGCGTTAAAAGCTCGTTGTTCTCGTCTATTTCCAGAGGCCGAGATTTACGATCCCGACGAACACTAGATACCAACGCCACGCAACGACGTCTCATCGTAATTCGCGAATGACCCGGGCTGGGTTGCCCACGGCGAGCACATTCGCCGGCAGATCGTGCACGACCACGGCGCCGGCGCCGACCACGGTGTTTTCACCGATCGTTACGCCCGGGCAAACGATCACACCGCCGCCGAGCCACACGTTGTTGCCGATCGTGATCGGTCGTGAACCTTCCCACTTGGCCCGCCGCGGTTCGGCTTCCAGCGGATGGGTCGGCGTCAGTAGTTGCACTTGTGGGCCAATCTGCACATCGTCGCCGATCGTGATGCGGCCGACGTCGAGCGCCACCAGCCCGCAATTGGCGAACGATCGCGCGCCGACGAAAATGTTATAGCCGTAGTCACAATAAAACGGTGGTCGAATCACGGTGCCGGCGCCGACGCTGCCCAGCAGTTCGAGCAGGATGCGATCGCGTTGACCTTGGTCCTCGGCCGCTGTCGCGTTGTATTTGGCGTAGAGGTCCGCGGCGAGGTTTCCTTCGCGGATCAATTGTGGATCGTCACAGATGTACTGATCCCCGGCCAGCATTCGCTCGCGATTCGTTCGCCCATCCGGTGTAAAACGCTTGTTCATGGCACACGCCGTTAAGAAGTTGATGGCTTGCTCGGTCGAAGGCCCTGAGTGTCGTCTGACAATTATGACCGTCGGGTGATTATCAGAAGGGGTCGGGGTCATGTTCGAAATGCCTCCATACTCCGGTCCCCGCCCGAGCGTTCATAGGTCCCGGCGATTCTCAGCGGAATAGGAAGTACGACCATGTCCCGGCTGCGCCGAGTATCACGCCCGCCAGGCCAGCGCGAGGGCCGAGAATCATCGCTGACATGCATCCATAGCAGAAGGGAATTAAAAACGCCGCCGCCGGAACAAAGAAGCCAAACGGACCTTCGAAGAAATGCACCGCGACGAACGGAAATACCAGGGCAAGAATCGCGAGGCCGACGAGCGCCCGATCGATGATCTTGCGAGTTTTCTGCGATGACGAAGCCATGTGGGAGATTTTACTGCGCGGTCGAACGCGGGGCGCCGGTGGTCCAAGGCCCGGGATGCACCACAACCACGTTTCTGCTTGTTTAGCTCTAACGGGTGGTGTATTGTAAGCCGGTAATCTTTACTTCTAGAAAACTCATCTCGCCAGGCGGCGCTACTGAGCGTTCTCTAAAAGCCGATCGTGCCGAGTCATTGGTAGTTGACTCTTTGCACACTTCTTTCCGGCTGTCGTTGCCCCAACGTCGTCGCGCAGCATCTCCTGCTGTTGTTGCGCGATCGTCCCATTCCGTCCTCATACACCAGGCCAGTACATGAATAAAATAGCTAGCGGATTAATTGCCGGCGTATTCGCATTCATTTGTTGCCCGTTGCCCGTCGTTCAGGCGGTCACGATTCAGCCTGGCGATATTGTCGTCGCTGGAGCAATCAATGCGGTTACAGACTCGGGTTTAGTCGTTGTCGACCCAAACACCGGCGATCGAACGATCCTCTCGGACAATACGCACGGAACCGGGCCCAATTTTACAGGCGCTTTCGGGGTATCTCTTCTGCCCGATGGAAATTTCTTGGTAGGAGACCGTAATTTCGCGCAAACGGACTTGAGCAGACTCATCGAGGTCGACCGAGCGACCGGCAATCGCACAATCATTTCCGGTTCGGGCGTTGGCAGCGGCCCGGCTTTTCAGGACGTGATCGGTGGTGTGCCCAAGGGAAGCTCGATAGTGGCCCTTGATCAGAACTCGCTGATCAACGTCGACCCTACCACGGGAAATCGCTCGGTAATCTCGAGTCCGACCGTTGGAACGGGACCAGCACTGCAATATGCAACGGGGACCGTCATCTCGGGGAATACCGCGTTTGTTGATAGCTACTATGCAGGCCAAATACTGTCCGTGGATCTGACAACGGGTAATCGCACCGTACTATCCGGAACAGGCGTAGGAACGGGACCGAATTTTGTATTTCCTACCGACACGAAGGTCGATAGTTCGGGCAATCTGATTGTCTCGGACCAAGGATTAGCCGCCGTGTTTCGCGTCGATCCGGTGACAGGTAACCGTACGGTGCTTTCGAGTTCGACCGTCGGTTCGGGGCCTATCTGGGCCGGCGCCGGACCTGTTGGTCTCGGCATTGCATCGAATGGAAACATCTTATTGGCCACCTGGGGCGCGAATGCGATATTCTCGATTGATCCACTGACCGGCAATCGCACCATACTTTCGGACAGCACGCACGGAGCCGGCCCCGCGTTTCTGACACCGACCTCGCTGGTGGTCATACCTACCCCCGAACCATCGACCTTCGCACTGCTGGGCCTGGGCCTCGGGCTGTTGGCTTTCACTCGCCGCGCCCTGCGTGCATGTTGATTGCGGTAAGCCCCCGTCACGACTTGGGAGTGTCTCATGCGACGTCGAAATCTAACCGCATCCGCTGGCACAAGCTTGGTCATCGCTTTGCTGTGCGCCGGTTTGTACGTGCAGTCGAATCAAAGGCCGGCCGTTGCTGCCGACGCGACTCACGGACTGGAACTGGGACCACCGTCTTCAGTAATTGCGAAGCAGGCCCTGGACGAACTTTGGGCGTTACATAAAAAGGGCCACGCGATTCCCGCTGGCATCCCAGGCATCTCGGTATGGTCGGAGAAATATTGCGAGGCACTTCGCCGAGAGAATCTTCCCAAGGACGATTACCGGGCGAAGTTGCAAGCCCACGTCGATTTCATGGAGAAGTACGCCAACGCCGTCATTCAGGACAGCCGATTCGACTCGCAGTTGGCGGCGACCGATGCCAGGTATGCTTTCGTCCGCGCCTTCGAAGTGTTAAGCGAGGCCAACGGTGTAAAGCCTCGGCCGGCAGTAAAGACAACTGACAAACCTGCGTTCGGACCGTCCCCGCCAACCAAGCCGTGATCGTTACAAGCGGCTTTTCCCCCTGCTGACCAATTAAGGACCTTGCGATGAGCAACGACCCCACGCTCCCGTCGCTGGACGAGTTGACTCAATTACCCACTGGCATAGGGAAGAAGATCTATCGACGGTCGTTGCAGGAGCCGCGGGCGTTGATGTTCGTCATCGGCATCCTTACCGTCGCCATAAACGGCTTTGGTATGGCGAGACTACGCAACGATGTGGAAGCCGTGATCGAACAGCACGAGGCCGAAGGCCACGACGTCGACAGCGCTAAGTTAGAAAGGTCCATACGCTCGATCCAACTGATCAATGGTGGCTTTGTTGCCTTGGGAATCGTTTTCATTGCCCTAGGGCTGGCCATCAACAGCTACCCAGTTCCGACCACTCTCCTGGCACTGGTTCTGTTCCTCGGCGGCATCGCTATCTCGGCGATCGTCGACCCGACAACAATCGCCCAGGGTGGCTTGTTCAAGATCATCGCGACGGTCGGTCTAGCCGAGGCCATTCGATCCGCAGTGAGCTACCGTCG
Encoded here:
- a CDS encoding dockerin type I domain-containing protein, giving the protein MRKSIVNTLLLGLVVASLPSVGRAAGYYVTDLGADVQPNGINASGEIAGSSNDQAIWYDGTPHYLTGSGGEGLGINDKGQVVGIDLSLGKAFFYDGTTTQTLWNGGAFAINNNGQILGTGNTANRYIPGDGPFIYNVSDGSQQDISSILPSSGYGFALNDTGQVAGYATNNGDWQAYLYDGASLNFLPIFPGEPPAIGINNSGWVVSSKRQSDFDNAVLWDGTSVHGLGNLGGHLTQAYDVNNPGQVVGTSDTIGYGNEHAFLYQGNAMIDLNSVLTENSGWLLTQGTAINDKGQIAGLGTLNGQSHGVLLTPVIPGDVNADGIVNGEDLALMSSTWLQTGSGFAPIPQADANGDGVVNAQDLALASSNWLATPSSGNSAAVPEPSTLILAPLCGIALLACRRSIGRF
- a CDS encoding sugar O-acetyltransferase produces the protein MNKRFTPDGRTNRERMLAGDQYICDDPQLIREGNLAADLYAKYNATAAEDQGQRDRILLELLGSVGAGTVIRPPFYCDYGYNIFVGARSFANCGLVALDVGRITIGDDVQIGPQVQLLTPTHPLEAEPRRAKWEGSRPITIGNNVWLGGGVIVCPGVTIGENTVVGAGAVVVHDLPANVLAVGNPARVIRELR
- a CDS encoding PEP-CTERM sorting domain-containing protein, which encodes MNKIASGLIAGVFAFICCPLPVVQAVTIQPGDIVVAGAINAVTDSGLVVVDPNTGDRTILSDNTHGTGPNFTGAFGVSLLPDGNFLVGDRNFAQTDLSRLIEVDRATGNRTIISGSGVGSGPAFQDVIGGVPKGSSIVALDQNSLINVDPTTGNRSVISSPTVGTGPALQYATGTVISGNTAFVDSYYAGQILSVDLTTGNRTVLSGTGVGTGPNFVFPTDTKVDSSGNLIVSDQGLAAVFRVDPVTGNRTVLSSSTVGSGPIWAGAGPVGLGIASNGNILLATWGANAIFSIDPLTGNRTILSDSTHGAGPAFLTPTSLVVIPTPEPSTFALLGLGLGLLAFTRRALRAC